The sequence below is a genomic window from Desulfomonile tiedjei.
CCGCGTTTAGCGCTGCTGCTGCTCTTGTTGAATTCCCCATTGGGGTAGGGCAGGAGCCTGTGACGGTGGTTCCGATTTCTGACGATCTTGAGGCCCTGGAGCGGGCATTATTACTGGGCGGAACAGTTATCCTGATGAAAATTGGAAAGAGGTTCGGCCAGGTCCTGAAACTCCTGGAAACCTCCGGACACATTGACAACGCAATACTGGTAAGCCGAGCCGGACTGGCCGGGGAGCGGATCGAAACGGACCTCAGGAACCTCGCGGCCAAGGCTCCCGATGAGGCTAACTTGAGCGTGATACTGGTCCATGCTTTCAAAGGGGAGGGCGGATGAAGGTTTATTTCGTGGGAGCAGGGCCAGGCGACCCGGAACTCCTCACGGTCAAGGCAGCCGGTCTCTTAAGGAATTGCCGCATATGCATTTACGCTGGTTCGCTGATAAGCCCTGGTGTCATTGCATTACTTCCCCAACGGACGGAGAAGTATGACTCCGCGAAATTGAGCCTTCAAGAGATAGTGGACCTTTGCAAGGATGCCCAAGCGAGAGATATTGATGTGGTGCGTCTGCATTCGGGCGATCCGTCAATCTACGGGGCCATCAGAGAGCAAATGAACGAGTTGGATAGCCTGGGGATAGAGTACGAGGTGGTTCCGGGGGTAAGCTCGTTTCAGGCCGCGGCAGCCGTGTTAAAGTCGGAGCTGACCGCGCCGGAGGTCGCGCAGACGATCATCTTGACCAGAGCGCCGGGTCGGACTCCGGTACCCGAAGAGCAGGACCTGGACCGGCTGGCTCGGACCGGATCTACTCTGTGCATTTTTCTGTCAGCCGACAAGATAGAAGAAATAGCCGATCGTCTGGCCGAACATTACGGCCGGGAGTGCCCCGCAGCCCTGGTCTATAGGGCCACATGGCCGGATCAAAAAGTAATTGTGGGGACTCTCGGGGATATTGGCGCAAAAACGCAGGCCGCGGGTATAAAGAAAACCGCTCTGATCCTGGTCGGTCAAGCGCTGGGCAGGGAAATCCCTGCGTCAAAGTTGTA
It includes:
- the cobM gene encoding precorrin-4 C(11)-methyltransferase is translated as MKVYFVGAGPGDPELLTVKAAGLLRNCRICIYAGSLISPGVIALLPQRTEKYDSAKLSLQEIVDLCKDAQARDIDVVRLHSGDPSIYGAIREQMNELDSLGIEYEVVPGVSSFQAAAAVLKSELTAPEVAQTIILTRAPGRTPVPEEQDLDRLARTGSTLCIFLSADKIEEIADRLAEHYGRECPAALVYRATWPDQKVIVGTLGDIGAKTQAAGIKKTALILVGQALGREIPASKLYDATFSHEFRRGTPE